Below is a window of Arthrobacter sp. SLBN-112 DNA.
TGGCGATCTCGGCGTGGGAGTCGCCCGGGGTGACAATGTCGACGACGTCGATGTCTTCCCGCGCGATCACGTCGCGCCAGTCAGTGGCCGCCTCAGCCCAACCCCACTTCCGCGCAGCCTTACCTACCGCTTGGGCATTCCGGCCAACAATGACCGCCATTTCCGGCTCGGCGGGAAGATCGAACACCCGCGGAGCCGTGCGCCAGCCTTGGGAATGCGCGGCGCCCATGAAGCCGTAACCGATCATGGCCACGCGCAGGGTGGTCATGCCAGCACGACCTTTCGGTCCACTGCCACCCGGTTTCCCACGTACCGCATCGGAGCGATCTGCATGTAGAGCAGGCGGAGGGTCAGGATGACCTCGACGTCGATTTCCTCGCCGGCGTCGGGAACGCGGTCCAGCGGGATGATGATGTCCGGCTTGTCAGCCACAAACCACAAGGTTTCCCACTGCTCCGGGAGCTCCGCGATGGAGTATGACTTGCCCTGCAGCTCGAAGCGGAGGGATTCCTTGGAGATTTCCACACCGTTGACGGTTGCCGCGACGTCGTCCACGGCGGACAGCCAGAGGCTGCGGTACCACGGCAGTTGCACCGCTACGGAGATGCCTTCCGGGTGCCTGCGGACGTCGGTGTCCTGGAACAGCGAATTGTGAGTTGCCATGGGCTTTCCTTACTTAGCGGTCTCGACCAGGGTCGGGTGGGAGTCAGAGGCGTTTGGTGCGACGGCGTCTTCGATGGCACTGCGCATCAGGGCGTGCTGCTTCTTCACCAGCTCGATGGGATCGGATTCGCCGAGGTCGGCGAAGGCATGGCCCTCCCATTCGCTGGACAGGAAGCCCTGGTAGCCGCCCTTGACGAACTGGCGCACAATCCGCGGAATGTCCATGGCGGGCTCGTTGCCCTTCTCGTCAATGTCGTAGAACTTTGCATGGACGTGGAACATCTGCGGCATGATGTCCAGCCATTCCTCCGGCGGAACCAGGCCGTGCATGTTGAACGCCAGCCGGGTGAACGGACCAAGCTGCGCCGGATCGAAGTTGTTTTCCCGCAGGTAGTCCTCAAACTCCTGGTTGCGTTCCTGCATGGGCAGGGGCTTGCGCCAGATGTCCTGCATGACGGCAAAGTGCTCTTGGGGCAAGCCCATTTGGGTCAGCGTGCGGAACAGAGTGGGCGAAAGGCTGTGCATGGTGGAGCTGAAGTCCGCGGTGAAGCCCAGCCGCTCGCTGTCCAGCTCGGCGTACATCTCCCGGATCTGAAGGATCTTCGGATCGTTGGGACCCTGGGGGGCGTGGATCTCGTAGCCCAGCTTCTGGTCGTACTTTTCGGCCAGGGGAAGAAGGCGCCGCAGCAGTTCCTTGCCGGCTGACCGGATGACGATCTTGTTGAAGCCCAGCGTGTTGGCGGTCTTGAGTTGCCTGGCGAAGAAGTCGAACTCCTCGTCCGGCGTCATGTCCCGTTCCTTGCGGCGGCCCATGTCCAGGTTGGTGCCGACGGCGCTGGGCGTGAGGCCGTAGCGGTCCATGCTGTCGCGCCACAGTTTCACGAAGTCGTCGTCCACGTCGGGATAGGTGCGCAACATTTGGGCGATATTGAATTCGACGCCGGGGCCGAGGCCTTCGTCGGCCGCGGCCTTGATCAGCGTTTCGGGCGTGTAGAGCCCGGCGGCGAATTCAGAGGTGAGTGAGTAGAGGGTGATGCCAAGCTCGATGCCGGAGCCGGCGATGCCTTCAGTCATGGTTAATGGTCCCTTCGGTGTCAGCCGCGGACGGGCTGGGCGAGGTGGCTGTTGAGGATGCGGCGTGCTTCCGCGGGGTCGGTGATCATGGCCGAGCCGGCGTTGGCTGCGGCTGACCGCTGGACGGCCTGCTCGCCGCGGATGATGTCGAACGGGTCCTGCCAGTTGTTCCAGTGCCAGCCTTCGTATTCGCTGGAGATCGCGCCGGAGTAGCCGTTCTCCACCAGTTGGCGGACCAGGCCGCGCACCGGCACGGACGGCTCTTCGCCGTTCTCGTCGATGCCGAAGAACTTTCCGTGGACGTGCCGGACCCACGGCATGATTTCCAGCCAGGTGTCCAGCGGCGCGGGGCCGAAGAGGCCGGTTCCGTTGATGGCGAAGTCGATGCCCAGGTCCGGCCGGCCGTTGCGGGCGGCAAGGCCGATGAAGGCGCCGAACCGTTCCCCGTGGACTTTCTGGGTGTTGGGCGGTCCTTCCGCGTAGAAACCGTTCCACAAGTCCACCACCTGCTGGAGCAGGTCCTCGGACGCTCCGCGGCGGCGGTATGCCTCCAACAGCGAAGGCGCGAAGCCGGTGACGGTGGCGCCCCAGTCGGCAGTGAACCCCAGGAGTGGTGAATCGAGCTTCTCGTAGCGGTCGCGCAGCGCAAGGACGCGTTCGTGCGCGCCGTGCTGGTCTGCGTGGACCTCCAGCGCCAGCGTGACGCCGTACTTTTCTGCAACGGGAAGGAGGCTCTC
It encodes the following:
- a CDS encoding sugar phosphate isomerase/epimerase yields the protein MTSPGTPIQGVTLYSFTRAFHGREYDLDGLIRKVAAEGFGPGLEIIGFSSLRGFPDRVDDNFVGQFRDLVAEVDLVPTSLAVNVDTGIRRDRLMNHDELVEYMRKQIEVAARLGFPIARVQISLTPDAMESLLPVAEKYGVTLALEVHADQHGAHERVLALRDRYEKLDSPLLGFTADWGATVTGFAPSLLEAYRRRGASEDLLQQVVDLWNGFYAEGPPNTQKVHGERFGAFIGLAARNGRPDLGIDFAINGTGLFGPAPLDTWLEIMPWVRHVHGKFFGIDENGEEPSVPVRGLVRQLVENGYSGAISSEYEGWHWNNWQDPFDIIRGEQAVQRSAAANAGSAMITDPAEARRILNSHLAQPVRG
- a CDS encoding DUF6379 domain-containing protein, yielding MATHNSLFQDTDVRRHPEGISVAVQLPWYRSLWLSAVDDVAATVNGVEISKESLRFELQGKSYSIAELPEQWETLWFVADKPDIIIPLDRVPDAGEEIDVEVILTLRLLYMQIAPMRYVGNRVAVDRKVVLA
- a CDS encoding TIM barrel protein, coding for MTEGIAGSGIELGITLYSLTSEFAAGLYTPETLIKAAADEGLGPGVEFNIAQMLRTYPDVDDDFVKLWRDSMDRYGLTPSAVGTNLDMGRRKERDMTPDEEFDFFARQLKTANTLGFNKIVIRSAGKELLRRLLPLAEKYDQKLGYEIHAPQGPNDPKILQIREMYAELDSERLGFTADFSSTMHSLSPTLFRTLTQMGLPQEHFAVMQDIWRKPLPMQERNQEFEDYLRENNFDPAQLGPFTRLAFNMHGLVPPEEWLDIMPQMFHVHAKFYDIDEKGNEPAMDIPRIVRQFVKGGYQGFLSSEWEGHAFADLGESDPIELVKKQHALMRSAIEDAVAPNASDSHPTLVETAK